The sequence aaatttaactgacACAAAATGTAAAgtgtcttattaaatttttattgaaaagctgtattaatatttttgtgaaaattatgcatccaaaatttaaatgcgcattCACACTCGTATAAAACTGCgcgcaatttttcaaaaaaattttttttaactgttttaaaaaaattcaaaaattagcagacgtcggctaacttcagtaatCTGTTCGATGCATACTTGACGCGAGATACTACCGTGTATCTTTTGTATatgaagttttataaaattattttttcatggaaattttttgaattaatttcagaACGGCTGTATTATGTCTCggagttaaaaaattgacattaaaaagaaaaaagtaggaacttttattgtaaaatttaacaaaattgaattagaaaattattatttactgcaATAATTTCTCTacactttttataataattagtagcACCTAGTTTCCAAAttgcatatttaaaaatattactatttGCCGCgctttttttatactttcaattatctataaaGTATTGACTAAATGTGAGGCAGAATCTGGataattgatgtcaattgaTCAGTAAAAAATCGCAGCTGTCCAAAATTACAcctagaaaattttcgaaaaaattaattaagaaattctTTACCGTTTCGCATCAAATAGAagtcaagagaaaaatttcgtacaaattttttccaattaacAAATCGgatgttattttaaatcactACTTGCAGTTTACTTACAACTACAAgcgtttatttattgatatttccTAGGAAACtttttgacgtcaattatCAGTCAGTTTCTCGTAAtctaacattaaaaatttactctgaCAAAAGTTATGAAAAAGTTTCTGTCAATTAACAGAATAACTTCTTGCAGTCAACTTGACGTATAATTCCGGCAATGCATATATTCATGTAAATATATCAGCGCATGCGTatagtttatttttcgaaagaGAAAGGGCATTTGAAACGTCTAAATTTCCAGGAAATTTCTGTTCCTCCATCAACTAGATgtcaaatttaacaaaattcgattaaactaaaatatacttttactTCATCAAATCTAACTGCAAATTGACGTCAACTTATGAATATTTCTGTGAAATCTTTACTAAACTTGACAGCAAATTTCAACTAAAGATTTTCAAAACTACATCCCCTATTGTCTAAAAACTGAACAACAAATAGATGCACATTTGAAATCTATGCTTAGCAACTTGTAACTTACCCGAAATTGACAGcaaaagaaagtaaattcTGCTGAACAAATATAATGACCGAAGATCTTTCACAcgtaattaaatcattttgatgataaaaatgagtTCGGGTATCTTCGGTTTCGTGAAAACTATCCAGTAAAAATATTCGGTGTACAGTGACTTATGAAACTAGTCCGAATTCGTTTATAAACCAGACTATTCCTTAGTTCCTGAGTAGTTTTTCTATAGAGAAGGGAAGAGAAACAGAGAGCTTTGAATAATGACGTAAAAAATGAGAAGGAAGAAATAAAGAATGATCAGCGATGGGAGGAACGTGCGAACCACGAACCGTCTCAGTATTGTCGACAAGAGAGGCTCTTCTTAGgcgataattttttgaggttTCTTTtgcgttgttttttttttttttttttttttttatttattttttttttttcttatcaacattaagttgtaaaaaaacttACAGATTTAAAAGGAATGGTGGCCACAATAGCGGATGATAACTTTACCATAGACATATAGAAAACAATAAACCGGCgttgatataaattatatatatatttatatcatatgAGGAAAACGGGATCCAAGGCATGAGGTCTCCTTCGAGCCACAGACGTTGGAGGTTTCCTGAAGCCAatgatattttgttataaatttattgtgatCTGTGCAGTATTGCGTTAGCTAACGAATTGACACATTGTTGACTTTGATGGAAATGTAAGAGCATTAGCACATTTTTACCCGACGTTTAATTCGTGAGTGTACTGATGACGTTTCCATTCGTGTCATATAACGCTTTCGGGGTTGAAATGTAGATCATTATGGAATGTGCCAGTGCGTAGGtgttttacttgaaaaaaaaatatatccatatatatgtttttttgcAGTGGATTTGAATTATCAAGTACTCAATGGATACACATAAATTGCTACGATTATCCAAAATACCTTTGggttatttttgaattttaaatattttaagattgATAGATTTACTGAGCATCGAAAgtgcaatttaaaatgaacagctataattttaaaaaatttaatatttttatatattttaagtatacgatatattaatatatataagaaaatatatttactgacGAATTACTGGCAAAAATGATGTACTGGTTCATGTAACAAAAACAGTTAAACAAAaaggtatttaaatttaatttgtgaactttgattaaaaactccgattgaatctgattgaaaaatttaaatctgaaaCTTGGAACGCCCCCGAACAGTTCTGATACTACTCCGACTGAGTTTCGGTCGAATGAATTGTTTACTTGAAAAACCATAAGTCATGTTTTATCAAAATTgggttttttgcattttttggTTCTTTGGATGTCcccatagaaattaataaaaatatccatcaaatcagtgtttaaaaaacaattaacggggtgacagaaattttattttattgagaaaccccataagtcattgacttatggggtttttcaaataaacatgcagttttagttttatagaaataatttttttcttttttatttaaaattcgcgctttttttggaaaaaaaataatatgactgattaaaatacttaaattaattattaattttgtaatttctgagtttcagagtttaaatacatattatatacttcattttaccagtctaataaattatttgagtggaaaaaataaaaaaaacaatgatttgATGACTTTTTCGTCCGTTtggttgagaaaccccataagtcaatcaactttaaataatttttttaagtagttgcaattaaaaaattgaatttttcttgttttaatatttttcagacgctaacattattctcttcaattatttatttgctatttcaatggcaagtttttccagagaaatttttcttgtgtttcctgaaaaattttgttttcttgactTATGGGCTTTCTCAAatagattcaaatttaattggagtttttaatcaggataattaattaaactttatcagatgaattcaaatatttaatgtaataataaaagttaaatctACAGGATGGATCCCGGTGGGATATCACTATGCGGGAGAAGTCATCAAAATGTCGCACTCACTTAAATTATGTGAGGAGCACAACAGAAATGTGCTCACGTGATCCTCCTGTTCTGCACCCTGCCCTTTCTAAGGCCAATGGTAAAAGTTCTAGTCTCCAATCAAGTTCCCATGGTGAATCTCGAAGCGAAGGTAATTTGCTTCCAACTCCTGGCGGTAGGCTTAAGTTCTTCAAAGATGGAAAGTTTATTTTGGAGCTATCACACCGACGAGATGGAGAGAGAACTACGTGGTTTCCTGTTCCTAAGAAGACCTTCTGGCCTCCAGCTAGCACTCCGCCCAACAAACAAGAAATCACGTCTCTCAGCGgtatgtcaaaaaataaaactcttcAAGAGTGGCGACAAATTTTCCTCAGAtagtaatgaatattttttaaatctagatGATAATTCATCGATACAATCGAGTCCATGGCAGAGAGACCATTGTTGGAAGCAAGCTCGTCCTCGACGCTGTACCACTTTggagtttaatttttactacagACGAGATCCTCGTACTCAAATATCTGCTCCAGTTAATTTGCTTGTTCGCAAATATCGACGCCCCCTTGATCCAACGCCGTTGCAGTTAATCGCAGAACCGAATGCAACTCATAAGAAGACCACTCATAAAATAAGGAATAATGCTGCGACTGGCAAAACCTTAAGTCTCATTATCGATAAATTGTCTCGTTTGGATCCGAATGTCGTTTCGCCACGAAAACGAATACTGCGAGAGCTAGAAAGAGTGACTTTGGAAGATCAGGCTTCTAAAAGGCGCGCGACACCTCAGCCAATAACTTTATCGACTACGATAATTCCTACGACGACGAGCACAACTATACCTTCGCCAAAACACCTCTCGTCGTACAGCATAACGAGTATTTTAGGAGAGAACAAGCCAAATCCTGAATCGGgttttttacgaaatttactaaaattagaCGATGGACACGCTTTTAATTACTTGACCAGTAATTTTCATCCACGAACAAGAGTTGATCCTTTTATTGGATCTGCAAACACATCGGTTCATCACCCATTTTATGGAGTCCCAGTGCTTCCCCCTGGTACATACAGAGCACCAGGACTGTGGATGCATTATCCCCCACCCGTACACTATTCACCTCGAATTCATCCAACTTATTTACCACCACCAATTCACCCATCATCTCCTCCCGTTCATCATTATAAAGAATATAGAGAACAAACTCTCACACCTCCGTCAGGTAGGTAAAccttatttcatatttatgtgCCGACTACGCAGTAAAAAGTATTCTGTTAAAAGCAACATAATCTGAGTGTTAGAAATGGTCAGATTacttgtgttaaatttaaacatacaatatgttattttttaacacagactgtgctaaattttaacatacaatatttgtgttatttttcaacacGGACTGTTTATGTTAAATTTGAACACACattatttgtgttatttttaacacaggctatttgtgttaaatttgaaCCCAGaatatttgtgttattttttaacacatactatttgtgttaatttttaatacagactattagcatttaattttaacatacaaaatttgtattattttttaacacaggCTATATGTGTTAAGCTTAAACACAtaatatttgtgttattttttagcacaaaattggtgttaaatttcaacacaaaatttgtgttaaaaccTTAACATTAAATTCATGTAATACGAGAAGTGAATTGAACCTTTTTAAATGTTAGtgtcgacaaaaaaaatgttaactttcactttttatttttgtaccatggatattcagtaaatataatttgaatattattttgcgGTCATCAATAGTGACAACAATTATCATTTAacattcaactattttttgacagtaagcaatatttttattagagtcaagattttgaaaaatcacgTAATATTTCATAGCAGTTGTAAATATAgctaatcaattaatttaaaaaaaaaaaaaaacaaacacatttttatttagcgaaaaaataattttaacattccatgaaataattcgaaattgctactaaatcttttttattcgtatgataaaaattccaGCTTTTAGTAAATGGTAAATttaacatattaataattaaaatttttaagttagacatttataaaatgtcgatttcactttcatttttctaataatttttcctcGACTATCGCTTGACTTTTTAACATAagttttgtgttaattttaaattaacacttaataattgttgatagttacaatttttgtactaagtaacacttttaaagtgttaaatagtaaatcgatttaaaatttttaagtaacagTAAAATGTGTtcatttaacacaaaaaattaaacacgggccgtttttaacacaatattttttactgtgtacaatttttttaatatatgatattattcctttattttttatttttattcttagatATGCccttaaatttatcaaagcaTGCAGGTTAAATCTCAGGATCCCATAAAATCGGTGCCTTAGTGACGAGCAAACTTAGATGTGTATTCACTGCCGGAAGAACAATAATACgactgtaatatttttaattgtcatatatatattcatatatatataattattttttacttttcttctACTAGTAGTTTAAAGAAGTTTGACTTTTAACCCTTCCAATAACCACACTAATTTTCATTATAGAGCGCACAGAATCTTGATGGAAAGAGaaagagattttaaaaaataatgtaaatattaatttcatttcatattctgtttaaattaatagaaataaaataatattgtagaatattatttttaaaacattaactCATAactacagaaaattttaatattttaaaagttacgtttaaaatataagttaggaaaattgattttagttatttattataatcaaaTCTTTCACTTTATTCAGAAgacattttctaaaatttaccataaatCTAACCATTTACTAATTAGATTATTAGAATAAAGTATGAGAGTTGAATGATttgatatttgtaattattttagacTCGTAATGAAATTCTATAAACATTCTgcgaatttcaaaaaattaaataattaaacttatatACTAAATTGgaaagtttgataaaaaatattgtttctttgcacaaaaagtatttgaagaaaatttcttctttttttttagagcgatttacataaaaattacgtttttcTCAAGCTTCAGTTCAGTCTATAAGAGGTAGAGGATTGCCGTAAAATTTTCCAGTCAATAgggtatttaaaattaataaggtTTTTAAGgcttaataaaatgaattaaaaccCCATTTTAAATACGTCATATGCATAAAAGCGCGTAAGGTAGCCATACGATGGACGCGCATGCGCAGTAACCTTAATTTACCGTAGGTAACATTAAAAAGCTGTATACTGTACAAAATGATTCtatttgattaaaatgaaattcttgttaaattaaaattattcaaacaatTGAAGATGAGCCTTTTGAaagtaactaaaataatttttaataaaaaattcagcatatgtatgaatttaaaaaaaaactactcgacttttttcaattttaagaaaCAAATCAAGGCTTAAATATTCTGcccttataaaaaaaactccga comes from Microplitis demolitor isolate Queensland-Clemson2020A chromosome 8, iyMicDemo2.1a, whole genome shotgun sequence and encodes:
- the LOC103575916 gene encoding uncharacterized protein LOC103575916 isoform X2; amino-acid sequence: MREKSSKCRTHLNYVRSTTEMCSRDPPVLHPALSKANGKSSSLQSSSHGESRSEGNLLPTPGGRLKFFKDGKFILELSHRRDGERTTWFPVPKKTFWPPASTPPNKQEITSLSDDNSSIQSSPWQRDHCWKQARPRRCTTLEFNFYYRRDPRTQISAPVNLLVRKYRRPLDPTPLQLIAEPNATHKKTTHKIRNNAATGKTLSLIIDKLSRLDPNVVSPRKRILRELERVTLEDQASKRRATPQPITLSTTIIPTTTSTTIPSPKHLSSYSITSILGENKPNPESGFLRNLLKLDDGHAFNYLTSNFHPRTRVDPFIGSANTSVHHPFYGVPVLPPGTYRAPGLWMHYPPPVHYSPRIHPTYLPPPIHPSSPPVHHYKEYREQTLTPPSDMPLNLSKHAG
- the LOC103575916 gene encoding uncharacterized protein LOC103575916 isoform X1; translation: MREKSSKCRTHLNYVRSTTEMCSRDPPVLHPALSKANGKSSSLQSSSHGESRSEGNLLPTPGGRLKFFKDGKFILELSHRRDGERTTWFPVPKKTFWPPASTPPNKQEITSLSDDNSSIQSSPWQRDHCWKQARPRRCTTLEFNFYYRRDPRTQISAPVNLLVRKYRRPLDPTPLQLIAEPNATHKKTTHKIRNNAATGKTLSLIIDKLSRLDPNVVSPRKRILRELERVTLEDQASKRRATPQPITLSTTIIPTTTSTTIPSPKHLSSYSITSILGENKPNPESGFLRNLLKLDDGHAFNYLTSNFHPRTRVDPFIGSANTSVHHPFYGVPVLPPGTYRAPGLWMHYPPPVHYSPRIHPTYLPPPIHPSSPPVHHYKEYREQTLTPPSGRYALKFIKACRLNLRIP